NNNNNNNNNNNNNNNNNNNNNNNNNNNNNNNNNNNNNNNNNNNNNNNNNNNNNNNNNNNNNNNNNNNNNNNNNNNNNNNNNNNNNNNNNNNNNNNNNNNNNNNNNNNNNNNNNNNNNNNNNNNNNNNNNNNNNNNNNNNNNNNNNNNNNNNNNNNNNNNNNNNNNNNNNNNNNNNNNNNNNNNNNNNNNNNNNNNNNNNNNNNNNNNNNNNNNNNNNNNNNNNNNNNNNNNNNNNNNNNNNNNNNNNNNNNNNNNNNNNNNNNNNNNNNNNNNNNNNNNNNNNNNNNNNNNNNNNNNNNNNNNNNNNNNNNNNNNNNNNNNNNNNNNNNNNNNNNNNNNNNNNNNNNNNNNNNNNNNNNNNNNNNNNNNNNNNNNNNNNNNNNNNNNNNNNNNNNNNNNNNNNNNNNNNNNNNNNNNNNNNNNNNNNNNNNNNNNNNNNNNNNNNNNNNNNNNNNNNNNNNNNNNNNNNNNNNNNNNNNNNNNNNNNNNNNNNNNNNNNNNNNNNNNNNNNNNNNNNNNNNNNNNNNNNNNNNNNNNNNNNNNNNNNNNNNNNNNNNNNNNNNNNNNNNNNNNNNNNNNNNNNNNNNNNNNNNNNNNNNNNNNNNNNNNNNNNNNNNNNNNNNNNNNNNNNNNNNNNNNNNNNNNNNNNNNNNNNNNNNNNNNNNNNNNNNNNNNNNNNNNNNNNNNNNNNNNNNNNNNNNNNNNNNNNNNNNNNNNNNNNNNNNNNNNNNNNNNNNNNNNNNNNNNNNNNNNNNNNNNNNNNNNNNNNNNNNNNNNNNNNNNNNNNNNNNNNNNNNNNNNNNNNNNNNNNNNNNNNNNNNNNNNNNNNNNNNNNNNNNNNNNNNNNNNNNNNNNNNNNNNNNNNNNNNNNNNNNNNNNNNNNNNNNNNNNNNNNNNNNNNNNNNNNNNNNNNNNNNNNNNNNNNNNNNNNNNNNNNNNNNNNNNNNNNNNNNNNNNNNNNNNNNNNNNNNNNNNNNNNNNNNNNNNNNNNNNNNNNNNNNNNNNNNNNNNNNNNNNNNNNNNNNNNNNNNNNNNNNNNNNNNNNNNNNNNNNNNNNNNNNNNNNNNNNNNNNNNNNNNNNNNNNNNNNNNNNNNNNNNNNNNNNNNNNNNNNNNNNNNNNNNNNNNNNNNNNNNNNNNNNNNNNNNNNNNNNNNNNNNNNNNNNNNNNNNNNNNNNNNNNNNNNNNNNNNNNNNNNNNNNNNNNNNNNNNNNNNNNNNNNNNNNNNNNNNNNNNNNNNNNNNNNNNNNNNNNNNNNNNNNNNNNNNNNNNNNNNNNNNNNNNNNNNNNNNNNNNNNNNNNNNNNNNNNNNNNNNNNNNNNNNNNNNNNNNNNNNNNNNNNNNNNNNNNNNNNNNNNNNNNNNNNNNNNNNNNNNNNNNNNNNNNNNNNNNNNNNNNNNNNNNNNNNNNNNNNNNNNNNNNNNNNNNNNNNNNNNNNNNNNNNNNNNNNNNNNNNNNNNNNNNNNNNNNNNNNNNNNNNNNNNNNNNNNNNNNNNNNNNNNNNNNNNNNNNNNNNNNNNNNNNNNNNNNNNNNNNNNNNNNNNNNNNNNNNNNNNNNNNNNNNNNNNNNNNNNNNNNNNNNNNNNNNNNNNNNNNNNNNNNNNNNNNNNNNNNNNNNNNNNNNNNNNNNNNNNNNNNNNNNNNNNNNNNNNNNNNNNNNNNNNNNNNNNNNNNNNNNNNNNNNNNNNNNNNNNNNNNNNNNNNNNNNNNNNNNNNNNNNNNNNNNNNNNNNNNNNNNNNNNNNNNNNNNNNNNNNNNNNNNNNNNNNNNNNNNNNNNNNNNNNNNNNNNNNNNNNNNNNNNNNNNNNNNNNNNNNNNNNNNNNNNNNNNNNNNNNNNNNNNNNNNNNNNNNNNNNNNNNNNNNNNNNNNNNNNNNNNNNNNNNNNNNNNNNNNNNNNNNNNNNNNNNNNNNNNNNNNNNNNNNNNNNNNNNNNNNNNNNNNNNNNNNNNNNNNNNNNNNNNNNNNNNNNNNNNNNNNNNNNNNNNNNNNNNNNNNNNNNNNNNNNNNNNNNNNNNNNNNNNNNNNNNNNNNNNNNNNNNNNNNNNNNNNNNNNNNNNNNNNNNNNNNNNNNNNNNNNNNNNNNNNNNNNNNNNNNNNNNNNNNNNNNNNNNNNNNNNNNNNNNNNNNNNNNNNNNNNNNNNNNNNNNNNNNNNNNNNNNNNNNNNNNNNNNNNNNNNNNNNNNNNNNNNNNNNNNNNNNNNNNNNNNNNNNNNNNNNNNNNNNNNNNNNNNNNNNNNNNNNNNNNNNNNNNNNNNNNNNNNNNNNNNNNNNNNNNNNNNNNNNNNNNNNNNNNNNNNNNNNNNNNNNNNNNNNNNNNNNNNNNNNNNNNNNNNNNNNNNNNNNNNNNNNNNNNNNNNNNNNNNNNNNNNNNNNNNNNNNNNNNNNNNNNNNNNNNNNNNNNNNNNNNNNNNNNNNNNNNNNNNNNNNNNNNNNNNNNNNNNNNNNNNNNNNNNNNNNNNNNNNNNNNNNNNNNNNNNNNNNNNNNNNNNNNNNNNNNNNNNNNNNNNNNNNNNNNNNNNNNNNNNNNNNNNNNNNNNNNNNNNNNNNNNNNNNNNNNNNNNNNNNNNNNNNNNNNNNNNNNNNNNNNNNNNNNNNNNNNNNNNNNNNNNNNNNNNNNNNNNNNNNNNNNNNNNNNNNNNNNNNNNNNNNNNNNNNNNNNNNNNNNNNNNNNNNNNNNNNNNNNNNNNNNNNNNNNNNNNNNNNNNNNNNNNNNNNNNNNNNNNNNNNNNNNNNNNNNNNNNNNNNNNNNNNNNNNNNNNNNNNNNNNNNNNNNNNNNNNNNNNNNNNNNNNNNNNNNNNNNNNNNNNNNNNNNNNNNNNNNNNNNNNNNNNNNNNNNNNNNNNNNNNNNNNNNNNNNNNNNNNNNNNNNNNNNNNNNNNNNNNNNNNNNNNNNNNNNNNNNNNNNNNNNNNNNNNNNNNNNNNNNNNNNNNNNNNNNNNNNNNNNNNNNNNNNNNNNNNNNNNNNNNNNNNNNNNNNNNNNNNNNNNNNNNNNNNNNNNNNNNNNNNNNNNNNNNNNNNNNNNNNNNNNNNNNNNNNNNNNNNNNNNNNNNNNNNNNNNNNNNNNNNNNNNNNNNNNNNNNNNNNNNNNNNNNNNNNNNNNNNNNNNNNNNNNNNNNNNNNNNNNNNNNNNNNNNNNNNNNNNNNNNNNNNNNNNNNNNNNNNNNNNNNNNNNNNNNNNNNNNNNNNNNNNNNNNNNNNNNNNNNNNNNNNNNNNNNNNNNNNNNNNNNNNNNNNNNNNNNNNNNNNNNNNNNNNNNNNNNNNNNNNNNNNNNNNNNNNNNNNNNNNNNNNNNNNNNNNNNNNNNNNNNNNNNNNNNNNNNNNNNNNNNNNNNNNNNNNNNNNNNNNNNNNNNNNNNNNNNNNNNNNNNNNNNNNNNNNNNNNNNNNNNNNNNNNNNNNNNNNNNNNNNNNNNNNNNNNNNNNNNNNNNNNNNNNNNNNNNNNNNNNNNNNNNNNNNNNNNNNNNNNNNNNNNNNNNNNNNNNNNNNNNNNNNNNNNNNNNNNNNNNNNNNNNNNNNNNNNNNNNNNNNNNNNNNNNNNNNNNNNNNNNNNNNNNNNNNNNNNNNNNNNNNNNNNNNNNNNNNNNNNNNNNNNNNNNNNNNNNNNNNNNNNNNNNNNNNNNNNNNNNNNNNNNNNNNNNNNNNNNNNNNNNNNNNNNNNNNNNNNNNNNNNNNNNNNNNNNNNNNNNNNNNNNNNNNNNNNNNNNNNNNNNNNNNNNNNNNNNNNNNNNNNNNNNNNNNNNNNNNNNNNNNNNNNNNNNNNNNNNNNNNNNNNNNNNNNNNNNNNNNNNNNNNNNNNNNNNNNNNNNNNNNNNNNNNNNNNNNNNNNNNNNNNNNNNNNNNNNNNNNNNNNNNNNNNNNNNNNNNNNNNNNNNNNNNNNNNNNNNNNNNNNNNNNNNNNNNNNNNNNNNNNNNNNNNNNNNNNNNNNNNNNNNNNNNNNNNNNNNNNNNNNNNNNNNNNNNNNNNNNNNNNNNNNNNNNNNNNNNNNNNNNNNNNNNNNNNNNNNNNNNNNNNNNNNNNNNNNNNNNNNNNNNNNNNNNNNNNNNNNNNNNNNNNNNNNNNNNNNNNNNNNNNNNNNNNNNNNNNNNNNNNNNNNNNNNNNNNNNNNNNNNNNNNNNNNNNNNNNNNNNNNNNNNNNNNNNNNNNNNNNNNNNNNNNNNNNNNNNNNNNNNNNNNNNNNNNNNNNNNNNNNNNNNNNNNNNNNNNNNNNNNNNNNNNNNNNNNNNNNNNNNNNNNNNNNNNNNNNNNNNNNNNNNNNNNNNNNNNNNNNNNNNNNNNNNNNNNNNNNNNNNNNNNNNNNNNNNNNNNNNNNNNNNNNNNNNNNNNNNNNNNNNNNNNNNNNNNNNNNNNNNNNNNNNNNNNNNNNNNNNNNNNNNNNNNNNNNNNNNNNNNNNNNNNNNNNNNNNNNNNNNNNNNNNNNNNNNNNNNNNNNNNNNNNNNNNNNNNNNNNNNNNNNNNNNNNNNNNNNNNNNNNNNNNNNNNNNNNNNNNNNNNNNNNNNNNNNNNNNNNNNNNNNNNNNNNNNNNNNNNNNNNNNNNNNNNNNNNNNNNNNNNNNNNNNNNNNNNNNNNNNNNNNNNNNNNNNNNNNNNNNNNNNNNNNNNNNNNNNNNNNNNNNNNNNNNNNNNNNNNNNNNNNNNNNNNNNNNNNNNNNNNNNNNNNNNNNNNNNNNNNNNNNNNNNNNNNNNNNNNNNNNNNNNNNNNNNNNNNNNNNNNNNNNNNNNNNNNNNNNNNNNNNNNNNNNNNNNNNNNNNNNNNNNNNNNNNNNNNNNNNNNNNNNNNNNNNNNNNNNNNNNNNNNNNNNNNNNNNNNNNNNNNNNNNNNNNNNNNNNNNNNNNNNNNNNNNNNNNNNNNNNNNNNNNNNNNNNNNNNNNNNNNNNNNNNNNNNNNNNNNNNNNNNNNNNNNNNNNNNNNNNNNNNNNNNNNNNNNNNNNNNNNNNNNNNNNNNNNNNNNNNNNNNNNNNNNNNNNNNNNNNNNNNNNNNNNNNNNNNNNNNNNNNNNNNNNNNNNNNNNNNNNNNNNNNNNNNNNNNNNNNNNNNNNNNNNNNNNNNNNNNNNNNNNNNNNNNNNNNNNNNNNNNNNNNNNNNNNNNNNNNNNNNNNNNNNNNNNNNNNNNNNNNNNNNNNNNNNNNNNNNNNNNNNNNNNNNNNNNNNNNNNNNNNNNNNNNNNNNNNNNNNNNNNNNNNNNNNNNNNNNNNNNNNNNNNNNNNNNNNNNNNNNNNNNNNNNNNNNNNNNNNNNNNNNNNNNNNNNNNNNNNNNNNNNNNNNNNNNNNNNNNNNNNNNNNNNNNNNNNNNNNNNNNNNNNNNNNNNNNNNNNNNNNNNNNNNNNNNNNNNNNNNNNNNNNNNNNNNNNNNNNNNNNNNNNNNNNNNNNNNNNNNNNNNNNNNNNNNNNNNNNNNNNNNNNNNNNNNNNNNNNNNNNNNNNNNNNNNNNNNNNNNNNNNNNNNNNNNNNNNNNNNNNNNNNNNNNNNNNNNNNNNNNNNNNNNNNNNNNNNNNNNNNNNNNNNNNNNNNNNNNNNNNNNNNNNNNNNNNNNNNNNNNNNNNNNNNNNNNNNNNNNNNNNNNNNNNNNNNNNNNNNNNNNNNNNNNNNNNNNNNNNNNNNNNNNNNNNNNNNNNNNNNNNNNNNNNNNNNNNNNNNNNNNNNNNNNNNNNNNNNNNNNNNNNNNNNNNNNNNNNNNNNNNNNNNNNNNNNNNNNNNNNNNNNNNNNNNNNNNNNNNNNNNNNNNNNNNNNNNNNNNNNNNNNNNNNNNNNNNNNNNNNNNNNNNNNNNNNNNNNNNNNNNNNNNNNNNNNNNNNNNNNNNNNNNNNNNNNNNNNNNNNNNNNNNNNNNNNNNNNNNNNNNNNNNNNNNNNNNNNNNNNNNNNNNNNNNNNNCTTCTTTTAAACCACACAACACGCACTCACTCACACTCCCACAGTCCCACTATTTGCGAATTGCGATTTGCGAGGCCGAGGCCGAGGGTTTCATACTTCTTCTTTCAACAAGTTGTCAAGGGAGGCCGAAGAAGAACAAGTACTGACTGAAGAAGTAGCAGTTACTAgtgtctctctcactctctcctCCTTTCACCACCGGCTATGGAGTCTCCAAAGCATTCCTTGATTCCCAGCTTCCTCTACTCGTCCTCCTCTTTCTCCCCCAGGTCTCTTCTTCTCGACCAGATGCTCAACTCGAACCCcaaatctccttcttcttcctccccgCCGACGGTGCTCTCTCACAATAATTTCCTTATCGCGTCTCCCACTGAGCCCGCCAAGGGGATGGGGATTGAGATGTACTCCCCTGCCTTCTACGCCGCCTGTACCTTTGGTGGCATCCTCAGCTGTGGTCTCACTCACATGGCCGTTACTCCTCTCGATCTTGTCAAGTGCAATATGCAGGTACCTCacacctgttttttttttttttttttttttttttttttttttttttttttttttNttttttgtttttgtttccccAACTATCTCTAGCCTAGTCTTGTTGTTGTTAGATACATCCTTGTTCTGTTAAGACTCTCATTTCCCTTGTCAtcctaatacatgttaatcaaAATAGATATGCCTTACTTTTGAATCTACCTTGTCATTATCAATCACCTTGCTCAAAGCAAACTCATAATTCTGTGCCCTTCAGATTGATCCTGCAAAATACAAGAGCATTTCCTCCGGCTTTGGAGTTTTGCTTAAAGAACAAGGAGCCAGGGGATTCTTCCGTGGCTGGGTCCCTACTTTGCTCGGTTACAGTGCTCAGGGTGCCTGCAAGTTTGGTTTCTACGAGTTCTTCAAGAAGTACTACTCTGATCTTGCTGGTCCTGAGTACACCGCCAAGTACAAAACCCTCATCTATCTTGCTGGTTCTGCTTCCGCTGAGATTATTGCAGATATTGCCCTCTGCCCATTTGAGGCTGTCAAGGTCCGTGTTCAGACACAGCCTGGATTTGCCAGGGGAATGTCTGATGGATTTCCCAAGTTTATCAAGTCTGAAGGTGTCGGAGGGTAAGTTCATTACTTCCCATATACTTGCTCACTCCACTCGTCTTAAAACAAGTCTTTGTGCCtgattccttcttttctttttttttcttgcagttTGTACAAGGGAATTGGTCCCCTCTGGGGACGTCAGATTCCTTGTAAGTTGTGGCCTCAGCTTTGCAACTATCGCATAGTATGATTTAGGCTCATGAATGCTTCAGTGGCTTTTTTAGTTGCAAAATTGTGCTGATACAGAATCTACCTTTGTTACAGACACAATGATGAAGTTTGCTTCTTTTGAGACCATTGTGGAGATGATCTACAAGTATGCAATTCCGAGGCCAAAGGACCAGTGCAGCAAGGGTCTACAACTTGGGGTGAGTTTCGCAGGAGGTTACGTTGCTGGCGTGTTCTGTGCTATAGTCTCTCATCCTGCTGATAATTTAGTGTCCTTCCTCAACAACGCCAGAGGAGCAACCGTTGGAGATGTAAGTCTCTCTGTTTCGGTTTTAAACTGTAATGCGATGCAACTTGTGATATTACGT
The sequence above is a segment of the Camelina sativa cultivar DH55 chromosome 10, Cs, whole genome shotgun sequence genome. Coding sequences within it:
- the LOC104719447 gene encoding mitochondrial phosphate carrier protein 3, mitochondrial, with amino-acid sequence MESPKHSLIPSFLYSSSSFSPRSLLLDQMLNSNPKSPSSSSPPTVLSHNNFLIASPTEPAKGMGIEMYSPAFYAACTFGGILSCGLTHMAVTPLDLVKCNMQIDPAKYKSISSGFGVLLKEQGARGFFRGWVPTLLGYSAQGACKFGFYEFFKKYYSDLAGPEYTAKYKTLIYLAGSASAEIIADIALCPFEAVKVRVQTQPGFARGMSDGFPKFIKSEGVGGLYKGIGPLWGRQIPYTMMKFASFETIVEMIYKYAIPRPKDQCSKGLQLGVSFAGGYVAGVFCAIVSHPADNLVSFLNNARGATVGDAVKKIGLLGLFTRGLPLRIVMIGTLTGAQWGIYDAFKVFVGLPTTGGGGVAPAAAITPAQAKA